One Pseudorasbora parva isolate DD20220531a chromosome 4, ASM2467924v1, whole genome shotgun sequence genomic region harbors:
- the si:ch211-145b13.6 gene encoding ecto-ADP-ribosyltransferase 5, producing the protein MQNYTMGSLRFPAVLLVLLQTAMVPVAEELIPMSMFPDARDYSFYNCRKEMLEIVTKAGGLLQTELNHNEDFKNMWQSNTPCKKVIPGGTPEHITALMSYVNANSKFRSKFKRWVHTKSTGSASNRDAFPFKSLYFLLTDAMQLLKSKCTIVYSGTEEKYNAAIGDKVRFESFFPAKLDYSSATEDSTIGDTIGTVFNITSCSVINLDEVCISEEIDLLISPTEVFTVTNIKTIKNSNDHYKEITVVHSDIHSRSNCRDLESYKESSSSVLTSSSLNLMASLLVIYSAC; encoded by the exons ATGCAAAATTATACAATGGGAAGTTTGAGGTTTCCTGCAGTTCTCCTGGTGCTCTTGCAAACT GCTATGGTGCCTGTAGCTGAAGAGCTGATACCCATGAGCATGTTTCCTGATGCTAGAGATTACTCGTTCTACAATTGTCGGAAAGAGATGCTGGAAATTGTCACAAAAGCTGGAGGTTTGCTGCAGACAGAGCTTAACCACAATGAAGATTTTAAGAATATGTGGCAAAGCAACACACCATGTAAAAAGGTCATTCCGGGGGGTACACCGGAGCACATTACTGCACTGATGAGCTATGTTAATGCTAATTCTAAATTTCGTAGCAAATTTAAAAGATGGGTTCACACCAAAAGCACGGGCAGTGCATCTAACCGAGATGCTTTTCCTTTCAAATCTCTTTACTTCCTGCTGACAGATGCCATGCAACTCTTGAAAAGCAAATGTACTATAGTGTACTCTGGCACAGAGGAGAAATATAACGCCGCAATTGGGGACAAAGTACGTTTTGAAAGTTTTTTTCCAGCAAAACTGGATTATAGTTCTGCAACTGAAGATTCAACTATTGGTGACACTATTGGAACTGTTTTCAATATCACTTCATGTTCTGTGATCAACCTTGATGAAGTGTGTATTTCAGAGGAAATAGATCTGCTAATATCACCCACTGAAGTTTTCACAGTTACAAATATCAAGACTATTAAAAATAGCAATGATCATTATAAAGAAATCACCGTAGTTCACTCAGACATTCACAGCAGATCCAACTGCAGGGACCTTGAATCATATAAAGAATCATCTTCAAGTGTCCTGACTTCCAGTTCACTGAATCTGATGGCTTCTTTACTCGTAATATACTCTGCATGCTGA